Proteins encoded in a region of the Pseudothermotoga elfii DSM 9442 = NBRC 107921 genome:
- a CDS encoding flagellar FlbD family protein produces MIWLTHLRGKQFVLNAEMIESIEALPDTTITLFNGRKYIVLEKIEEVVEKVIEYKRKAYPMPDVLKYLPKQ; encoded by the coding sequence ATGATCTGGCTCACACATCTGCGAGGAAAACAATTTGTTTTGAATGCTGAAATGATTGAATCAATAGAAGCGCTTCCAGACACAACAATTACTCTGTTCAACGGGAGAAAATATATCGTTTTGGAAAAGATCGAAGAGGTTGTCGAAAAGGTGATAGAATACAAAAGAAAAGCGTATCCTATGCCCGATGTTTTAAAATATTTACCCAAGCAATAG
- a CDS encoding motility protein A yields the protein MDISTILGIFMAFGMIVFGIIANKSSLGVYYNLPSLFITIGGAIASTIASHPKEKSFKIIQVMMSTFKEPKIDNVGLVRTLVSFSEKARREGLLSLEENLNEIEDPFMKKALQLVIDGTDPDLLKNMMETEMDLIEEDLAGEKALMDSAGAYAPAYGMIGTLIGLIAMLKTLNNPETLGPGMSVALITTFYGSILSNAVFLPMGEKIGKRAAKILRQKQMILEGVLSIQAGENPRVLEEKLKSFLTNQEKVVYEAAIQEATA from the coding sequence ATGGATATTTCAACAATTCTTGGCATATTTATGGCTTTTGGTATGATTGTGTTTGGTATAATCGCAAACAAATCTTCACTTGGAGTTTATTATAACCTGCCATCACTTTTCATAACCATAGGAGGCGCAATAGCTTCCACAATCGCTTCTCACCCAAAGGAAAAGAGTTTCAAAATAATCCAGGTGATGATGTCCACTTTCAAAGAACCAAAGATTGACAATGTTGGATTGGTCAGGACCCTTGTATCTTTCTCTGAAAAGGCAAGACGCGAAGGATTGCTTTCCCTGGAAGAAAATCTGAACGAAATAGAAGACCCATTCATGAAAAAGGCGCTCCAACTTGTCATAGATGGAACAGATCCTGATTTGCTCAAAAATATGATGGAGACAGAAATGGATTTGATAGAAGAAGATCTGGCTGGCGAGAAAGCTCTGATGGATTCAGCGGGGGCCTATGCTCCTGCATATGGTATGATAGGAACTCTTATAGGTTTAATAGCAATGTTGAAGACCCTGAACAATCCTGAGACACTTGGGCCTGGTATGTCTGTGGCGCTCATAACTACTTTTTATGGTTCTATACTGTCAAACGCTGTTTTCTTACCCATGGGTGAAAAAATAGGTAAAAGGGCAGCAAAAATTCTCAGGCAAAAACAAATGATACTGGAAGGGGTCCTTTCAATTCAAGCAGGAGAAAACCCAAGAGTTCTGGAAGAAAAGCTCAAATCATTCCTTACAAATCAGGAAAAAGTTGTTTACGAAGCAGCCATACAGGAGGCAACTGCGTAA
- a CDS encoding flagellar motor protein MotB: MPRRKKQPEVPKGSWLTTYGDMVTLLLTFFVLLFSMSTISPGKFQQVVVGIRSALTGMPPSVLTGGKSLSEEPLITSQRGVYQELIRIAEEYKGKITIQEKDEGTVIIMQDMAFFYPASAKLTPEAKELLGKIGSIVIEHTTNVLQIYGYADDQPLSQDSIYVSNWHLSSARASSVVQFFTEELKKRRSVERLADIRAGRFDPEYFYDSQRFYPIGMGDWPIKREIQALRTYIDSEKQLATDKLQQGQINQNLYNQTIERLDSEYLARLVQLRNQYRRIDILIKREKAK, encoded by the coding sequence ATGCCAAGAAGAAAAAAGCAACCGGAAGTACCCAAGGGCAGCTGGCTTACAACATATGGGGACATGGTGACATTGCTTTTGACTTTTTTCGTCCTGCTATTTTCAATGTCAACCATAAGCCCTGGCAAATTCCAGCAAGTGGTTGTGGGAATAAGATCCGCTCTGACAGGAATGCCTCCAAGTGTTTTAACTGGTGGAAAGAGTCTTTCAGAAGAACCTTTGATAACTTCGCAAAGAGGGGTGTATCAAGAATTAATAAGAATTGCCGAAGAGTATAAAGGAAAAATAACGATTCAGGAAAAAGATGAGGGTACTGTTATAATTATGCAGGACATGGCGTTTTTTTATCCTGCAAGTGCTAAATTAACACCAGAGGCGAAAGAATTACTTGGAAAAATAGGATCTATTGTGATAGAACATACAACAAATGTGCTTCAGATATATGGATACGCAGACGATCAACCGCTATCTCAAGATTCAATATATGTTTCAAACTGGCATTTGAGCTCCGCAAGAGCCTCAAGCGTTGTACAGTTCTTTACAGAGGAGCTAAAAAAAAGAAGATCTGTGGAAAGGCTTGCAGATATCAGGGCTGGTAGATTTGATCCGGAATATTTTTACGATTCCCAAAGATTTTACCCGATAGGGATGGGAGATTGGCCAATAAAAAGAGAAATACAGGCGTTGCGAACATACATAGACAGTGAAAAACAACTTGCAACTGACAAGCTTCAGCAGGGGCAGATAAATCAAAATCTTTACAATCAAACCATAGAAAGACTTGATAGCGAATATCTGGCACGCCTGGTACAGCTCAGGAATCAGTACAGAAGGATTGATATACTTATAAAGAGGGAAAAAGCAAAGTAG
- a CDS encoding flagellar basal body-associated FliL family protein, which translates to MADEEKKKKGFGGLLMMILIPAVVAAGVTIVTIMMLGTNLTNQRQETTVTTPVEIKAVLIQSGTYQTFMLKGGKEVAVIDSLSFTVASDACRAAIGSKNDEIMDGLMLIFLSKDKSELNTAAGIELLKKQIRAMVNEITGFTGDRERLGVIGVYLYIKAISSVE; encoded by the coding sequence ATGGCTGACGAAGAAAAAAAGAAAAAAGGCTTTGGTGGCTTGTTAATGATGATACTTATCCCTGCCGTGGTGGCTGCTGGTGTGACTATTGTCACCATAATGATGCTTGGTACAAATTTGACCAACCAGCGTCAGGAAACAACTGTCACAACTCCTGTGGAAATTAAGGCGGTTCTGATACAATCCGGGACTTACCAAACATTCATGCTGAAAGGCGGAAAAGAGGTTGCAGTGATCGATTCTCTGAGTTTCACTGTTGCGAGTGATGCCTGCAGAGCTGCCATAGGAAGCAAAAATGATGAAATAATGGATGGTTTGATGCTAATTTTTCTAAGCAAAGACAAATCTGAATTGAATACAGCTGCTGGTATCGAACTTTTGAAGAAACAAATAAGGGCCATGGTGAATGAAATTACAGGTTTTACGGGAGATAGAGAAAGGCTCGGCGTGATAGGAGTATATTTATATATAAAGGCCATCAGCTCCGTTGAATGA
- the fliM gene encoding flagellar motor switch protein FliM, whose product MSDVLSQDEIDKLLQAISSGEVTVDEIKKEETKKVKLYDFRRPSKFSKEHIRVFDMIHENFARSISTYLSGRVRTFTNINLASIDQISYEEFIRSLPAPSFITVFSAPEFVGSAILEMNLEIFYTILDLILGGPGIPNVKRTPSDIELSIMRKEVMNILTNLSQAWSEVYQFVPTIESVENNPQFVQIAPPNEMILLVSLYVTIAKTEGFLNICWPSSLTEPFMDKLSSRTWFTAKREQLSEKMLEDLKQNVKTMKMKISAILGEAILSVKEILDLEVGDVIRLQTHKDDDVMVEVQSKPKFMARPGVFKGYRAVKVTRILKPEVEENEQ is encoded by the coding sequence GTGTCCGATGTTCTCAGTCAGGATGAAATAGATAAATTATTACAGGCAATAAGCTCTGGAGAAGTCACAGTAGATGAAATCAAAAAAGAAGAAACCAAGAAAGTCAAACTGTATGATTTCCGAAGGCCGAGTAAATTTTCAAAAGAGCATATAAGGGTCTTCGATATGATTCATGAAAATTTCGCAAGATCCATTTCTACATACCTTTCAGGAAGGGTTAGAACGTTCACAAACATAAATCTTGCTAGCATAGATCAGATATCATATGAGGAGTTTATAAGATCTCTTCCTGCTCCATCATTCATTACTGTTTTCAGTGCGCCTGAATTTGTTGGGAGCGCTATTTTAGAAATGAATCTGGAGATCTTCTACACGATTTTAGACTTGATTCTCGGTGGGCCTGGCATACCCAATGTGAAACGTACACCTTCAGACATAGAACTTTCTATAATGAGAAAAGAAGTTATGAATATTCTCACAAATCTATCTCAAGCCTGGAGTGAAGTTTATCAATTTGTTCCAACTATCGAAAGCGTGGAAAACAATCCACAATTTGTCCAGATTGCACCTCCAAATGAAATGATTTTGCTGGTGTCATTGTACGTTACAATTGCAAAAACGGAAGGATTTTTAAATATATGCTGGCCATCTTCTTTAACAGAGCCTTTTATGGACAAACTCTCTTCGCGAACATGGTTCACAGCAAAAAGAGAGCAATTGTCCGAAAAAATGCTTGAAGATTTAAAGCAAAATGTAAAAACCATGAAAATGAAGATATCGGCGATTTTGGGAGAAGCGATTCTCAGCGTGAAAGAAATTCTGGACCTTGAAGTTGGAGATGTCATAAGGCTGCAGACTCATAAAGATGATGATGTAATGGTTGAAGTCCAGAGCAAACCGAAATTTATGGCTCGACCAGGTGTCTTTAAAGGCTATAGAGCTGTTAAAGTTACCCGGATTCTGAAGCCGGAGGTGGAAGAAAATGAACAGTGA
- the fliN gene encoding flagellar motor switch protein FliN has translation MNSDFLTQDELNELLKGLSDTLSEHDQEAIKEISNLIIDSSTAALGIVIGREVKVTLVEISQKTLKDLLSSFDETIVAVQIEFSDGLKGEFLILFPQSLGARIADMMMGGSGEPESFELDEVRLSAITETMNQMMGSSTTSLSEQTKKKVSISKLKVDLVKKDEEPVLNFNLAQVLAYVAYEIDLENSHKSKILLIAPALFFKDIYKIIHPAQEPEKEKEQKREEEKVKVQPVQFQEFDQSQRAAVSTPSEFSDKLELLLDVPLKVVVELGRAKMTLKQVLEMNIGSLIELDKLTGEPVDILVNGRLIAKGEVVVVDENFGVRITEIVTPKQRIYSIRETNGL, from the coding sequence ATGAACAGTGATTTTCTGACACAGGATGAATTAAATGAACTTTTAAAAGGATTAAGTGACACCCTGAGCGAACATGACCAGGAAGCAATCAAAGAAATATCGAATTTGATAATTGACTCTTCAACAGCAGCCCTCGGCATTGTGATCGGCAGAGAGGTAAAAGTGACTTTGGTAGAAATCTCTCAAAAAACCCTGAAGGATTTGTTATCATCTTTCGATGAAACGATCGTCGCCGTTCAGATAGAGTTCTCAGATGGCCTGAAAGGGGAATTTTTGATATTGTTCCCACAATCACTCGGTGCTCGTATTGCAGACATGATGATGGGCGGGTCTGGTGAACCTGAAAGTTTCGAGCTGGATGAAGTAAGGTTGAGTGCAATAACTGAAACAATGAACCAGATGATGGGATCTTCTACCACTTCTCTTTCAGAACAAACTAAGAAAAAGGTCTCTATCTCCAAACTGAAAGTTGATCTTGTGAAAAAAGATGAGGAACCCGTTCTTAATTTTAATCTTGCCCAGGTACTGGCGTATGTTGCTTATGAAATTGACCTGGAAAACTCTCACAAATCCAAAATCCTGTTGATTGCACCTGCCCTGTTTTTCAAAGACATATACAAAATCATTCATCCTGCTCAGGAACCAGAGAAGGAAAAAGAACAGAAGAGAGAGGAAGAAAAAGTAAAAGTTCAGCCGGTTCAATTTCAAGAATTTGATCAATCTCAGAGAGCCGCAGTTTCTACACCATCGGAATTTTCCGATAAATTAGAACTGCTTTTAGATGTCCCTCTGAAGGTAGTTGTGGAGCTCGGCCGCGCAAAAATGACACTTAAGCAGGTTTTGGAAATGAATATAGGATCTCTGATAGAGCTGGATAAATTAACGGGCGAGCCAGTTGATATTCTCGTAAACGGAAGACTTATAGCAAAAGGCGAAGTCGTGGTAGTTGATGAAAATTTCGGTGTTCGAATAACAGAGATAGTTACACCAAAACAAAGAATCTATTCTATAAGGGAGACGAACGGACTTTGA